A single genomic interval of Limnothrix sp. FACHB-406 harbors:
- a CDS encoding pentapeptide repeat-containing protein codes for MLKIPVQMTQADRTQPRNLDAHPDRVRAIAPAIRRAWRRWVVLPLLALSLGLTLLASWCGLAEPAWAENYNRFSLVGADFSNQDLRDDDFTKANLREANFHNANLEGVRFFAANLESADLSGANLRNSTLDSARLVNANLTNAVLEGAFAASINIPGVKITGADFTDVLLRSDTLDKLCAVADGVNPVTGRATRDTLFCP; via the coding sequence ATGTTAAAAATTCCTGTGCAAATGACGCAAGCCGACAGAACTCAGCCTAGAAATCTTGATGCTCATCCCGATCGAGTCAGGGCGATCGCCCCTGCAATTCGTCGGGCTTGGCGGCGATGGGTTGTACTGCCACTGCTGGCATTGAGTTTGGGGCTAACCTTGCTGGCTAGTTGGTGTGGATTGGCGGAACCCGCTTGGGCAGAAAATTACAACCGATTCTCGTTGGTGGGTGCAGACTTTTCCAATCAGGATCTCCGCGATGATGACTTCACCAAAGCCAATCTGCGGGAAGCAAACTTTCATAACGCTAATCTTGAAGGGGTTCGCTTCTTTGCCGCAAACTTAGAATCAGCAGATTTGAGCGGTGCAAACTTACGAAATTCCACCCTTGATTCAGCCCGGTTAGTCAATGCAAATTTGACCAACGCGGTGTTAGAAGGAGCCTTCGCCGCCAGCATTAATATTCCCGGTGTCAAAATCACGGGAGCGGACTTTACCGATGTGTTGTTGCGATCGGACACCTTAGACAAGCTTTGTGCGGTGGCGGATGGGGTGAATCCAGTGACGGGCCGGGCCACGCGCGACACGTTGTTTTGTCCCTAA
- a CDS encoding Nif11-like leader peptide family natural product precursor has protein sequence MSIDNADRFLIAAAQSEQIRQYFKSVKTPQEFADVACRLGYEFSPEDLKMAVAEHSQNVTQRRHTGVWEWLRTVPWIER, from the coding sequence ATGTCTATCGACAATGCCGATCGCTTCTTAATTGCCGCTGCCCAAAGCGAACAAATTCGACAATATTTCAAGTCTGTGAAAACGCCCCAAGAATTTGCCGATGTGGCCTGTCGGTTGGGCTATGAATTTAGCCCTGAGGATTTGAAAATGGCCGTTGCAGAACATAGCCAAAATGTGACCCAACGAAGACATACGGGCGTGTGGGAATGGTTGCGCACCGTGCCCTGGATTGAACGCTAG
- a CDS encoding DUF1611 domain-containing protein, giving the protein MDFLNPRLAGRRVGVLLHEGLRGPRGKTGLAFLRYSAAEVVAVIDRDAAGASLVALTGIDRPVPVVASAQEAIALGVDTLLIGIAPSGGILPIEWETELKEALRAGVSLVNGLHRPLSQAPDWVACQQPGQWIWDVRVEPTGLTIGSGLARLLPGVRVLTVGTDMAIGKMSTTLELCRAARRQGRQAHFVGTGQAGLMIAGQGVALDAVRVDFAAGAVERALLQAAQDAGGLGEGDLLAIEGQGSLLHPGSTATLPLLRGSQPTHLILVHRAGQAHLRDLPHCPIPPLPDVVALYEAVARAAGTYAAAPVAAIALNTAHLSDAEARAECDRVAALTDRPCADPVRYGAELLLASMGVDSFNQQT; this is encoded by the coding sequence ATGGACTTTCTGAATCCGCGCTTGGCGGGGCGACGGGTAGGGGTTTTGTTGCATGAGGGACTGCGGGGCCCACGGGGCAAAACGGGGCTCGCCTTCTTGCGCTACAGCGCGGCGGAGGTGGTGGCGGTGATCGATCGCGATGCGGCCGGTGCCAGTCTGGTTGCTTTAACGGGGATCGATCGCCCGGTTCCCGTGGTGGCCAGTGCGCAGGAGGCGATCGCCCTAGGGGTCGATACGTTGCTGATTGGGATTGCGCCTTCAGGGGGAATTTTGCCGATCGAATGGGAAACGGAACTGAAGGAGGCGCTGCGGGCTGGGGTTTCCCTGGTGAATGGTCTGCATCGTCCCCTCAGTCAAGCGCCCGATTGGGTGGCTTGCCAACAGCCGGGGCAATGGATTTGGGATGTGCGGGTGGAACCAACGGGCCTGACGATCGGGTCGGGGTTGGCGCGGTTGCTGCCGGGGGTGCGGGTTTTAACCGTGGGTACAGATATGGCGATCGGGAAGATGTCCACCACCTTGGAGCTGTGCCGAGCAGCCCGCCGCCAGGGCCGACAAGCGCATTTTGTGGGCACGGGTCAAGCGGGGTTGATGATTGCCGGGCAGGGGGTGGCCCTGGATGCGGTGCGGGTGGATTTTGCGGCGGGGGCGGTGGAGCGGGCCCTGTTGCAGGCGGCCCAAGACGCGGGGGGCTTAGGTGAGGGGGATCTGTTGGCGATCGAGGGCCAGGGATCGTTGCTGCACCCGGGATCAACGGCCACCTTGCCGTTGTTGCGGGGATCGCAGCCCACCCATTTAATTTTGGTGCATCGGGCTGGTCAAGCTCATTTGCGAGATTTGCCCCATTGCCCGATTCCGCCATTACCGGACGTGGTGGCCCTTTACGAAGCGGTGGCACGAGCAGCCGGAACCTATGCAGCAGCGCCTGTAGCAGCGATCGCCCTAAACACGGCTCACCTGTCGGATGCGGAAGCAAGGGCCGAGTGCGATCGGGTGGCGGCCTTGACCGATCGCCCCTGTGCGGATCCGGTGCGTTACGGGGCAGAATTACTGCTGGCTTCGATGGGTGTTGATTCGTTCAATCAGCAAACTTGA
- the hpsU gene encoding hormogonium polysaccharide biosynthesis acetyltransferase HpsU — protein sequence MTVPHNFERATQSYAHHDRVNPVVTDEPAWFDLSRYDQSWFDRGRPGWFILLWWFIQGTLFPLSPHPANGFRCWLLRCFGAKIGKRVVIRSSARFTYPWKVKIGDWSWVGDQVTFYSLDRIEVGSHCIISQGSYLCTGSHDIRDRAFGLLVEPVVIGNGTWVATDCFVAPGVSIGANSIIGARSTVLMNIPARSIAWGNPCKPQRARSLDRDQSSSTVPSQ from the coding sequence ATGACTGTGCCCCATAATTTTGAGCGGGCAACCCAATCCTATGCCCACCACGATCGGGTAAATCCTGTGGTGACCGATGAGCCAGCTTGGTTTGATCTCAGTCGCTATGATCAATCTTGGTTCGATCGGGGGCGGCCCGGCTGGTTTATTTTGTTGTGGTGGTTCATTCAAGGTACTTTGTTTCCCCTCTCTCCCCACCCGGCCAATGGGTTTCGCTGTTGGTTATTGCGTTGTTTTGGGGCAAAGATTGGTAAGCGTGTGGTGATTCGATCGAGCGCTCGATTTACCTATCCTTGGAAAGTAAAAATTGGTGATTGGTCTTGGGTTGGCGATCAGGTCACGTTCTACAGTCTCGATCGCATTGAAGTGGGTTCCCACTGCATCATTTCCCAAGGCAGTTATCTTTGCACCGGCAGTCATGACATTCGAGATCGCGCCTTTGGGTTGTTGGTGGAACCGGTGGTGATTGGTAATGGCACTTGGGTCGCAACGGACTGTTTTGTGGCTCCCGGCGTGAGCATTGGCGCAAACAGCATCATCGGCGCAAGAAGCACAGTGCTGATGAATATTCCCGCTCGATCAATCGCTTGGGGAAATCCTTGCAAGCCTCAGCGAGCGCGATCGCTCGATCGGGACCAGTCATCCTCCACAGTTCCATCCCAATAG